A single window of Salvia splendens isolate huo1 chromosome 8, SspV2, whole genome shotgun sequence DNA harbors:
- the LOC121743246 gene encoding tryptophan synthase beta chain 1-like — MNLQALSLHHAISFPSLNPNNSTRLGFRLPSHRGFKIASVMSPQHTWTQTWKTDVLHLIDETEESLFKTGKFGRFGGVFVPETLVTCLNMLLSEFSFCLNDPHFQGELATALRDYVGRETPLYFAQRLTDHYNNGRGEGPEIYLKREDLNHGGAHKINNAIAQAMLAKRMGRRSIVAATGAGQHGVATAAACAKLDMECTIIMGDVDVARQSHNVRLMKLLGAQVKSIKGSFKDATSEAIREWVGDLERKYYLAGTAVGPHPCPAMVREFQSVIGKETRKQAMEKWGGKPDVLVACVGSGSNALGLFHEFVRDEDVRLIGVEAAGTGIDGGTHSATLAKGEIGVYHGAMTYLLQDDEGQIVGPHSVGVGLEYPGVSPELSFLRDIGRAEIHTVTDEEALDAYALLCRLEGICPALEASHALAHLGKLCSTLPSGTKVVVNCSGRGDKDIETVFKHQQQKSSGELISF; from the exons ATGAATCTTCAAGCTCTATCTCTTCACCACGCCATCTCATTTCCCTCTCTAAACCCAAATAATTCAACTAGACTCGGTTTCAGATTGCCATCACACAGAGGTTTCAAGATAGCCTCAGTGATGAGCCCGCAGCACACGTGGACTCAAACATGGAAAACAGACGTTCTCCATCTAATAGACGAAACAGAAGAGTCCTTGTTTAAGACAGGCAAATTTGGCAGGTTTGGAGGCGTCTTCGTGCCTGAAACACTAGTCACCTGTCTCAACATGCTTCTGTCTGAATTCAGTTTTTGCCTGAATGATCCCCACTTTCAG GGCGAGCTTGCGACTGCACTGAGAGATTACGTTGGCCGTGAAACGCCACTATACTTCGCTCAAAGGCTCACCGATCATTACAATAACGGCCGTGGGGAAGGCCCCGAGATTTACCTCAAGAGAGAAGACCTCAACCACGGTGGAGCCCACAAAATCAATAACGCCATCGCTCAGGCCATGCTCGCCAAGCGCATGGGCCGGCGCAGCATCGTTGCTGCCACAGGCGCCGGCCAGCACGGCGTCGCCACGGCCGCCGCCTGCGCGAAGCTCGATATGGAGTGTACCATAATCATGGGAGACGTTGACGTGGCGAGGCAGTCCCACAACGTGCGCTTGATGAAGCTTCTCGGAGCGCAG GTGAAATCAATTAAAGGCTCGTTCAAGGACGCGACGTCGGAGGCGATACGTGAGTGGGTGGGAGATTTGGAGAGGAAGTACTACCTAGCAGGGACGGCGGTAGGGCCACACCCGTGCCCGGCCATGGTGCGGGAGTTCCAGTCGGTTATCGGAAAAGAGACGAGGAAACAGGCTATGGAGAAGTGGGGTGGGAAGCCTGATGTCTTGGTGGCTTGTGTGGGGAGTGGTTCGAATGCTCTCGGGTTGTTTCACGAGTTTGTGAGGGACGAGGATGTCCGGTTGATCGGAGTGGAGGCGGCTGGGACTGGCATAGATGGAGGGACACACTCTGCTACTCTTGCTAAAGGAGAGATAGGTGTGTATCATGGGGCCATGACCTATTTGCTGCAAGATGATGAGGGCCAGATTGTTGGCCCACATTCCGTCGGTGTTGG GTTGGAATATCCCGGAGTCAGCCCGGAGCTGAGCTTTCTGAGAGACATCGGACGTGCAGAGATTCACACAGTTACAGATGAAGAAGCTCTTGATG CGTATGCATTATTGTGCCGATTAGAAGGTATATGTCCAGCGCTGGAGGCATCACACGCCCTCGCACATCTTGGAAAACTATGCTCCACCTTGCCCAGTGGCACAAAGGTAGTAGTTAACTGCAGTGGCCGCGGCGATAAGGATATAGAGACCGTCTTTAAGCATCAACAGCAAAAATCTAGTGGGGAGCTTATCAGTTTCTAA
- the LOC121744343 gene encoding homeobox-leucine zipper protein MERISTEM L1-like gives MFQPNMFDSHHHLLDMAHKTPENEMDLIRDDEYGSKSGTDIMEAPSGDDQDPNQRPKKKRYHRHTQHQIQEMESFFNECPHPDDKQRKELGRRLGLEPLQVKFWFQNKRTQMKAQHERHENTQLRNENDKLRADNIRYKEALTNATCPSCGGPAAIGEMSFDEQHLRIENARLREEIDRISGIASKYVGKPMLSYPHLSPGGGASRSLDLGVGNFGGQSGIGGEVFGAADLLRSVSGPTEADKPVIIELAVAAMEELIRMAQAGEPLWIPSINNGAEMLSEEDYGTTFPRGIGPKPLGLISEASRELAVVIMNHINLVEILMDVNQWSSMFASIVSRAVTVEVLSTGVAGNHNGALQVMTAEFQVPSPLVPTRENYFVRYCKQHTDGTWAVVDVSLDNLRPSSISRCRRRPSGCLIQELPNGYSKVTWVEHVEIDDRAVHSIYKPLVNSGLAFGAKRWVATLDRQCERLASVMANNISAGDVGVISSPEGRKSMLKLAERMVMSFCSGVGASTAHTWTTLSGSGADDVRVMTRKSMDDPGRPPGIVLSAATSFWLPVSPKRVFDFLRDENSRSEWDILSNGGLVQEMAHIANGRDPGNSVSLLRVNSANSSQSNMLILQESSTDATGSYVIYAPVDIHAMNVVLSGGDPDYVALLPSGFAILPDGPSNEAGGVEVGSGGSLLTVAFQILVDSVPTAKLSLASVTTVNNLIKCTVERIKGAVLCDTAV, from the exons ATGTTTCAGCCAAACATGTTCGATAGCCACCATCACCTGCTTGATATGGCGCATAAAACACCGGAAAATGAGATGGACTTGATCAGAGACGACGAATACGGGAGCAAATCCGGGACTGATATTATGGAGGCACCATCTGGCGATGATCAAGATCCCAATCAACGCCCAAAGAAGAAGAGGTATCATCGCCACACACAGCATCAGATCCAGGAAATGGAATC GTTCTTCAATGAATGCCCCCACCCGGACGACAAACAGAGGAAAGAGCTCGGTCGACGACTTGGATTGGAGCCTTTGCAAGTTAAGTTTTGGTTTCAGAACAAACGTACCCAAATGAAGGCCCAACATGAGCGTCACGAGAACACCCAACTAAGAAATGAAAACGACAAGCTTCGAGCAGATAACATACGGTACAAAGAGGCTCTCACCAATGCTACTTGTCCTAGCTGTGGAGGCCCAGCCGCGATTGGCGAGATGTCGTTCGATGAGCAGCATCTCAGAATCGAAAATGCCCGCTTAAGGGAAGAG ATTGATAGGATATCTGGTATTGCTTCAAAATATGTTGGGAAACCAATGCTGTCATATCCTCATTTATCCCCGGGAGGAGGAGCATCGCGGTCGCTTGATCTTGGAGTGGGGAATTTCGGGGGTCAGTCAGGCATAGGTGGGGAAGTTTTTGGAGCTGCTGATCTGCTCAGGTCAGTATCAGGGCCTACTGAGGCTGATAAGCCAGTGATAATCGAGCTGGCCGTTGCAGCAATGGAGGAACTCATCAGAATGGCTCAAGCTGGAGAACCCTTGTGGATTCCAAGCATCAACAATGGTGCAGAGATGTTGAGTGAGGAGGACTATGGAACCACCTTCCCCCGCGGAATTGGTCCCAAGCCTTTAGGGTTGATATCCGAGGCATCAAGGGAGTTGGCTGTAGTCATCATGAACCATATAAACCTGGTCGAGATCTTGATGGATGTG AACCAATGGTCGAGTATGTTCGCCAGCATTGTTTCTAGAGCAGTGACTGTGGAGGTGTTGTCTACTGGTGTTGCAGGCAACCACAACGGAGCTTTACAAGTG ATGACTGCTGAATTCCAAGTACCATCCCCTTTGGTCCCAACGCGCGAGAATTACTTCGTGAGATACTGCAAGCAACACACCGATGGGACATGGGCCGTGGTTGATGTTTCTTTAGACAACTTGAGGCCTAGTTCCATTTCAAGATGCAGGCGACGGCCGTCTGGTTGTTTGATTCAGGAACTGCCTAATGGTTACTCTAAG GTGACATGGGTTGAACATGTAGAGATAGATGACAGAGCTGTCCACAGCATTTACAAGCCACTGGTTAATTCGGGACTAGCATTCGGGGCTAAGCGCTGGGTTGCAACTCTTGACAGACAATGCGAACGCCTAGCCAGCGTCATGGCCAATAACATCTCCGCAGGCGATGTTGGAG TGATTTCATCGCCAGAAGGTAGGAAGAGCATGCTCAAGCTAGCGGAGAGGATGGTGATGAGTTTCTGCAGCGGCGTGGGAGCTTCGACCGCTCACACATGGACGACGCTCTCGGGCAGTGGCGCGGATGATGTTAGGGTGATGACCAGAAAGAGCATGGACGATCCAGGGAGGCCGCCCGGCATTGTGCTCAGCGCTGCTACTTCCTTCTGGCTCCCCGTCTCCCCTAAAAGAGTTTTCGATTTCCTGCGCGACGAGAATTCAAGAAGCGAG TGGGACATTCTCTCAAACGGCGGCCTCGTTCAAGAAATGGCACACATTGCAAATGGACGTGATCCAGGAAATTCAGTCTCACTTCTGCGCGTCAAC AGCGCGAATTCGAGCCAAAGCAACATGCTTATACTTCAGGAGAGCAGCACGGACGCAACGGGATCGTACGTGATCTACGCTCCGGTAGATATCCACGCGATGAATGTGGTCCTAAGTGGCGGCGACCCGGACTACGTGGCCCTCCTCCCCTCTGGTTTTGCCATACTCCCTGACGGGCCCAGCAACGAAGCCGGGGGAGTTGAGGTGGGATCCGGTGGGTCGCTGCTAACGGTGGCCTTCCAGATACTAGTGGACTCGGTTCCGACGGCGAAGCTTTCATTGGCATCGGTGACAACCGTTAACAACCTCATCAAATGCACGGTTGAGAGGATTAAGGGCGCAGTACTCTGCGACACCGCGGTGTAA